A single window of Acidobacteriota bacterium DNA harbors:
- a CDS encoding homogentisate 1,2-dioxygenase, whose protein sequence is MSYYVRRGEVPHKRHTQFRQPDGSLYHEEVMGIHGFAGIQSLLYHVRPPTEIEGVLSSDGDELRYEPQGALRHRLIRTAGVGPSGDAVGGRVPLMANADLRVSVVRPVEPMDYWYRYAHGDELIFVHYGEGVLESQFGSLRYRPHDYLVIPTGVLWRILPDSGSDQRMLVVESAGGHLEPPARYRNRHGQFVESAPYGERDIRPPDVLETHDERGAFEVRVKARGRVTRYFYGHHPLDVVGWDGHLWPYAFNVDDFEPITGRVHQPPPVHQTFEGPGFVVCSFVPRLADYHPLAIPSPYNHSNVDSDEVIYYVEGNFMSRRGIEPAALTVHPNGIPHGPHPGAYEASIGKQRTDELAVMVDTFRPLRLTAEATALEDESYAGSWSPVTLRSI, encoded by the coding sequence ATGAGCTACTACGTCCGGCGGGGCGAGGTGCCGCACAAGCGTCACACGCAGTTCCGGCAACCCGACGGCTCCCTGTACCACGAGGAGGTCATGGGCATCCATGGCTTCGCCGGCATCCAGTCGCTGCTCTATCACGTCCGGCCGCCGACCGAGATCGAAGGCGTCCTCTCCTCCGACGGGGACGAGCTGCGCTACGAGCCACAGGGCGCGCTGCGGCACCGGCTGATACGGACGGCGGGCGTCGGGCCGTCCGGCGACGCCGTCGGGGGCCGGGTGCCGCTGATGGCCAACGCGGACCTGCGCGTCTCGGTCGTGCGGCCGGTGGAGCCGATGGACTACTGGTACCGCTATGCGCACGGCGACGAGCTGATCTTCGTTCACTACGGCGAGGGGGTCCTGGAGAGCCAGTTCGGATCGCTGCGCTACCGCCCCCACGACTACCTGGTCATCCCCACCGGCGTCCTCTGGCGCATCCTCCCGGATAGCGGGAGCGACCAGCGGATGCTCGTCGTGGAGTCCGCCGGCGGGCACCTGGAGCCGCCGGCCCGCTACCGCAACCGTCACGGCCAGTTCGTCGAGAGCGCGCCCTACGGCGAACGCGACATCCGGCCGCCGGACGTGCTGGAGACGCACGACGAGCGGGGCGCGTTCGAGGTCCGCGTCAAGGCGCGCGGCCGGGTGACCCGCTACTTCTACGGCCACCATCCGCTCGACGTCGTCGGTTGGGACGGCCACCTGTGGCCCTACGCGTTCAACGTCGACGACTTCGAGCCGATCACCGGCCGCGTGCACCAGCCGCCGCCCGTGCACCAGACGTTCGAGGGACCGGGATTCGTGGTCTGCTCCTTCGTCCCGCGGCTGGCCGACTACCACCCGCTGGCGATCCCGTCCCCCTACAACCATTCGAACGTCGACTCGGACGAGGTCATCTACTACGTCGAGGGCAACTTCATGTCCCGGCGGGGAATCGAGCCGGCCGCCCTCACCGTGCACCCCAACGGGATCCCCCACGGCCCGCATCCCGGCGCCTACGAAGCGTCCATCGGCAAGCAACGCACCGACGAGCTGGCCGTGATGGTCGACACGTTCCGGCCCTTGCGCCTGACGGCCGAGGCAACGGCCCTCGAGGACGAGAGCTACGCCGGAAGCTGGTCGCCGGTGACGTTGCGCAGCATCTAG